From Larus michahellis chromosome 8, bLarMic1.1, whole genome shotgun sequence, one genomic window encodes:
- the LURAP1 gene encoding leucine rich adaptor protein 1 → MEGGGEALPADLRELATKVGRRPPAGLLRGLRAETAPAPPAPPAPPAAPARGARPPLADRLRALRLELAYLRAVDVKILQQLVVVNEGIEAVKWLLEERSTLTSRCSSLASSQYSLVESQATSRRGSWDSLQDPNDRLDSISVGSYLDTLADDMDEYSQNAAETTAVSTPGRALVRAEQDWVRIDPERGLAKQEKGKAEHEWPHVDLSPPGLPQDHRFAKEPQVANGYLGQQPSSLEPGRDTKLPSGAGERPGKGNPGGKARKAEADFENCKLNSKVHLEYDAHWRWLQSQDDVTFL, encoded by the exons ATGGAGGGCGGTGGGGAGGCGCTGCCCGCCGACCTGCGGGAGCTGGCCACCAAGGTGGGACGGCGGCCGCCCGCcgggctgctgcgggggctgcgggccgAGACCGCCCCCGCACCGCCGGCACCGCCGGCGCCCCCGGCTGCACCCGCCCGCGGCGCCCGACCGCCCCTCGCCGACCGCCTCCGGGCGCTCCGCCTCGAGCTG GCTTATCTGCGAGCGGTCGACGTGAAgatcctgcagcagctggtggtGGTGAACGAGGGCATCGAGGCAGTGAagtggctgctggaggagaggagcacGCTGACCagccgctgcagcagcctggccagCAGCCAGTACAGCCTGGTGGAGAGCCAGGCGACCTCGCGGCGGGGCAGCTGGGACAGCCTGCAGGACCCCAACGACAGGCTGGACAGCATCTCCGTCGGTAGCTACCTGGACACCTTGGCCGATGACATGGATGAGTATTCCCAAAACGCCGCTGAAACCACTGCCGTATCCACACCGGGCAGAGCCCTGGTCAGGGCGGAGCAGGATTGGGTCAGGATTGACCCCGAGAGGGGTCTTGCAAAGCAAGAGAAGGGCAAAGCGGAGCACGAGTGGCCCCACGTGGACCTCTCCCCACCCGGGCTGCCCCAGGATCACCGGTTTGCTAAGGAGCCCCAGGTGGCCAACGGGTATTTGGGCCAGCAGCCCTCCTCTCTGGAACCAGGCAGAGACACCAAATTGCCAtcgggggctggggagaggccaGGGAAGGGGAACCCAGGTGGGAAGGCTCGGAAAGCCGAGGCTGACTTCGAGAACTGCAAACTCAACAGCAAAGTGCACCTGGAGTACGATGCCCACTGGCGCTGGCTCCAGTCTCAGGATGATGTGACGTTCTTGTAG